One Echeneis naucrates chromosome 1, fEcheNa1.1, whole genome shotgun sequence DNA segment encodes these proteins:
- the LOC115049993 gene encoding TBC1 domain family member 24-like has product MIHVSRTPEFSNCGNMNSVSLHASSDQDLDSLVGSRSRQRSHSYYSPEDQKNYGVQTQMEKTYLRPRSRSFYSYETSELYSDYDVGNFDRSSPLRQRASSLLMQQLAKKENKKCDGTGVRVTSKKSKLNKQSPSKELSGSKGSLKSVSMMTISELNHWEISSNSGMKYGQFVDWEMIDPEAAKRYQEILASEHQQLKTMGREGFWAMPHTLRAKAYYHIINSINSSKSSTRDRDVFYELTKKLLGEEKISSTPVPEYMEAEEIPRYCLNEAGMNSVKKILLCLGKYFPDMNFCPILPALVSLIIHFSQDEAECFYSVSQLICYNDPDKRYIDQTFLTYRASCMTFGDLANRCCRGIRKLIASSHQNLFEFYSDWIMWIFADLPFTYAIRVLDVYLLEGYKVLYRVALALLSLYKVSVSSRVADVEDFRTDMKRFVQNVDRHCTVEKLLKEAFMITMATRRELNLLFNANKDSLMQKGVSIHQNRQPVETVNFTNFSSSVVTGTEMRVVWAWIPERFALFSPIRLYHTAEHGRSLASFYSHVEGHEPMVLLIKTVDEEVFGAFLSTDMTERRKHGTDGLTYFGTGECFVFTLRPSMERYQQAMINIMTRRAPPQQVSISNEASSGGSPFFSTTATATLTCPAGTPQDPSFLTIPFTAPAEEPITPKEPKQPKEQEAAKFIAADDSQLIIGGDGGHALCLQENLNEGYTVHCETFKSIPLCKRYFRIHSLEVWGIQNSISFSQCVPSN; this is encoded by the exons ATGATTCATGTTTCCAGAACACCAGAGTTTTCCAACTGTGGAAACATGAATTCTGTCTCATTGCACGCATCCTCTGACCAAGACTTGGACTCTCTGGTGGGAAGCAGAAGTCGACAAAGATCACACTCCTATTACAGCCCAGAGGACCAAAAGAACTATGGTGTCCaaacacagatggaaaaaacCTATCTGAGACCTCGCTCCAG GTCCTTTTACAGTTATGAGACATCAGAGCTTTACTCAGACTATGATGTGGGAAACTTTGACCGGTCCAGTCCGCTGAGGCAAAGAGCAAGCTCACTACTCATGCAGCAACTggccaaaaaggaaaataaaaagtgtgatgGGACTGGTGTTCGAGTGACCTCCAAGAAGTCTAAACTTAACAAGCAATCACCTTCAAAAGAACTAAGTG GCAGCAAAGGCAGCCTGAAGTCAGTATCCATGATGACTATCTCTGAGTTGAACCACTGGGAGATTAGCTCTAACTCGGGCATGAAGTATGGACAGTTTGTGGACTGGGAGATGATTGATCCTGAAGCTGCAAAAAGATACCAGGAGATCCTGGCAAGTGAGCACCAGCAGCTGAAAACCATGGGCCGAGAAGGATTCTGGGCCATGCCGCACACACTGAGGGCCAAAGCTTACTATCACATCATAAACAGCATCAATTCCAG CAAGTCTAGTACGCGAGACAGAGATGTCTTCTATGAACTAACCAAGAAGCTCCTTGGAGAAGAGAAAATCAGTTCCACACCTGTCCCAGAGTACATGGAGGCAGAAGAAATACCCAG ATACTGTCTCAACGAAGCTGGCATGAACTCTGTTAAAAAGATCCTTCTTTGCCTGGGCAAGTACTTCCCAGACATGAACTTTTGTCCCATCCTGCCTGCCTTGGTCTCCCTCATCATCCACTTTAGCCAGGATGAAGCTGAGTGTTTCTACAGTGTGTCTCAACTCATCTGCTACAATGACCCTGATAAGCGTTACATTGACCAGACCTTCCTCACCTACCGTGCTTCTTGCATGACTTTTGGAGATCTTGCTAACAGATGCTGCAGAGGTATCCGCAAGCTTATCGCCAGCTCCCACCAAAACCTGTTTGAGTTTTACTCTGACTGGATCATGTGGATCTTTGCTGATCTTCCATTCACATATGCAATCAGAGTGCTGGATGTTTACCTACTGGAGGGTTACAAGGTTCTGTACAG gGTCGCATTGGCTTTACTCAGCCTCTACAAAGTATCTGTCTCGTCTCGAGTGGCTGATGTGGAGGACTTCAGAACTGATATGAAAAGATTTGTGCAGAATGTAGATCGCCACTGCACAGTGGAGAAACTTCTGAAGGAGGCCTTTATGATCACTATGGCAACACGTCGAGAGCTCAACCTCTTGTTCAATGCTAATAAAGACTCTCTCATGCAAAAAGGTGTCAGCATCCACCAGAACAg GCAGCCAGTTGAAACAGTGAACTTCACCAACTTCAGCTCCAGTGTTGTGACAGGGACTGAGATGAGAGTCGTCTGGGCCTGGATACCTGAGCGCTTTGCCCTTTTCAGTCCCATTAGGCTGTATCACACAGCTGAGCATGGAAGAAGTCTTGCCTC ATTCTATTCGCATGTGGAGGGACATGAACCGATGGTTTTGCTGATCAAAACTGTGGATGAAGAG GTCTTTGGTGCCTTCCTGTCAACGGATatgacagaaagaagaaagcatGGGACTGACGGACTTACATATTTTGGAACAGgggaatgttttgtttttacg CTTCGGCCCAGTATGGAGCGCTATCAGCAGGCTATGATCAATATTATGACCAGAAGAGCTCCCCCACAGCAGGTTAGCATCAGCAATGAGGCCAGTAGTGGCGGCTCTCCCTTCTTCTCCACAACAGCCACCGCAACTCTGACCTGTCCTGCTGGGACGCCCCAGGACCCCAGCTTCCTGACAATCCCTTTCACTGCCCCAGCAGAGGAACCCATAACTCCAAAAGAGCCAAAGCAGCCAAAGGAACAAGAAGCTGCCAAGTTTATAGCAGCTGATGACAGCCAGCTCATAATTG GTGGTGATGGGGGGCACGCTCTGTGTCTACAGGAAAACCTAAACGAAGGATACACTGTGCACTGTGAAACATTCAAGAGCATTCCACTCTGCAAGAGATATTTCAGGATCCACTCCCTGGAAGTGTGGGGCATCCAGAACTCTATTTCCTTTTCTCAATGTGTTCCCTCAAACTAA